A DNA window from Ornithodoros turicata isolate Travis chromosome 10, ASM3712646v1, whole genome shotgun sequence contains the following coding sequences:
- the LOC135369855 gene encoding basement membrane-specific heparan sulfate proteoglycan core protein-like, producing MCQRQSARRVALRTHAPVAPGERCVAVVVTMPGVAAVAVSASLCALVAVVVAGGPCRSNEFRCNSGHCIDEHRRCDGRRDCNDGGDEENCLSENNKHCGAGMFRCNDGKCISSDYRCDGEIDCLDTSDESQCECERHEFRCRSGMCIDGWRKCDKRADCDDASDEEQCGICQAGQYKCGNSQCIDPSGRCDDNVDCRDFSDEAGCDPYAEINVKVYPERQTVRQAQQVVFRCRDEGMLRSRVRWSRADDTPLPPGSTDVRGRLTMHDIQLHHSGTYLCKALGNISAATIAQKAAFLTVQPRKVIPSARMEPERQRVKQGEDVKIRCIASGTPAPVITFSKATGDLSERHMVHGDTLVIRHTVLQDRGQYVCQAKNREGMAQATALLQVDNPHPPQEFRKKEAVTAFLGSSVQLTCPLAGVSSWTIEWTKDSGQLLPQKARVSNGKLWIRDVQEEDSGRYICASKSGVSMRDYVILHVKDVPSLEVNIKASKGYVHMGDTLDLHCLLSGNVKAPMTWTKLPGDADFPDNVRVRGPTLTINGVRQENGGVYRCSADGPTGVIMDNYVLTIQGTRKVSPSEVETRTAPYGSTVTLDCVTRVKLDEPVTYTWSKQNGNISDEAEPRPNALKIHDVKATDAGTYICTAKSEHITVEVPVVVVVTGLIPRFTQDPLSYMKLRPVPNRTCTDCEFAITFKPKKRNGLLLYNGGRQPNGVTGDFILLGLNNGYVEFRYQQRPDMGLIRSTQTIELDTWHTAKVVKRSRYVALSVDHQRQVINAFSGKENGLNWTQDIYVGSVPNLEQIYKGSGHTEGFVGCVSDIKLGPTSVDFRLEAEMVGTTLCEGCAVNPCLHDGVCQEALTGYWCMCAPGFSGQHCETVGETCYPGVCGQGRCINRAGGGFDCYCPFGRTGHRCEKNIPSASLDASE from the exons GTGGTCCGTGCAGAAGCAATGAATTCCGGTGCAACTCAGGGCATTGCATCGATGAACACAGGAGGTGTGACGGAAGGAGGGATTGTAATGATGGCGGTGACGAAGAAAATTGCCTCTCAGAAAATA ATAAACATTGTGGTGCAGGCATGTTCCGTTGTAATGACGGGAAATGCATATCATCGGACTATCGCTGTGACGGGGAAATCGACTGTCTCGATACCTCTGACGAATCACAGTGCG AATGCGAGCGTCACGAATTCCGATGTCGCAGCGGCATGTGCATTGACGGCTGGCGGAAGTGCGACAAGAGAGCCGACTGTGACGATGCTTCCGATGAAGAACAGTGTG GAATCTGCCAGGCTGGGCAATATAAGTGCGGCAACTCTCAATGCATCGATCCCTCGGGGCGCTGCGACGACAATGTTGACTGCAGAGACTTCTCTGATGAAGCTGGATGCG ATCCCTACGCAGAAATCAACGTGAAGGTTTACCCTGAACGTCAGACAGTCCGTCAAG CTCAGCAAGTCGTGTTCCGCTGTCGAGATGAGGGCATGCTGAGATCTCGAGTCCGTTGGTCACGAGCTGACGACACTCCTCTGCCTCCCGGATCCACGGACGTTCGGGGCCGTCTGACCATGCACGACATTCAGCTTCACCACAGCGGGACGTACCTCTGCAAGGCGCTGGGAAACATAAGTGCGGCTACCATTGCACAGAAAGCCGCTTTTCTCACTGTACAGCCCC GGAAAGTCATTCCTTCAGCGCGCATGGAGCCCGAGAGACAGAGGGTGAAACAGGGTGAGGACGTCAAGATACGGTGCATAGCAAGTGGAACGCCTGCGCCTGTGATTACATTCAGCAAAGCGACAGGTGACCTCTCAGAACGACACATG GTACATGGTGACACTCTCGTCATAAGACATACCGTCCTCCAAGATCGTGGACAGTATGTATGCCAGGCAAAAAACAGGGAGGGAATGGCTCAAGCGACGGCGTTACTCCAAGTGGACA ATCCTCATCCCCCGCAGGAGTTCAGAAAAAAGGAGGCTGTAACAGCTTTCCTTGGCTCAAGCGTCCAACTGACTTGCCCTCTCGCTGGCGTCTCTTCTTGGACAATTGAATGGACAAAGGATTCGGGTCAGCTGTTGCCTCAGAAGGCGAGAGTGTCCAATGGGAAGCTCTG GATTCGAGACGTACAAGAAGAAGACTCTGGAAGGTACATCTGCGCTTCAAAGTCTGGAGTCTCAATGCGAGACTATGTTATCCTTCACGTGAAAG ATGTTCCAAGTCTAGAAGTGAACATTAAAGCTAGCAAAGGTTACGTCCATATGGGCGATACACTGGACCTACACTGCCTTCTGTCTGGCAATGTCAAAGCTCCAATGACGTGGACCAAGCTTCCAGGAGATGCTGACTTCCCCGACAACGTCCGTGTGAGAGGACCGACCCTGACCATAAATGGAGTCAGACAAGAGAATGGAGGAGTCTACCGGTGTTCTGCCGACGGTCCCACAGGAGTCATAATGGACAACTATGTTCTTACTATTCAAG GTACCCGTAAGGTTTCACCCAGCGAAGTGGAAACCCGCACGGCGCCTTACGGATCGACGGTCACCTTGGACTGTGTGACCAGAGTGAAGCTGGATGAACCAGTGACATATACGTGGTCTAAACAGAACGGAAACATTTCTGACGAAGCGGAGCCACGTCCAAATGCCCTCAAGATACACGACGTTAAGGCAACGGATGCTGGAACGTATATTTGCACGGCAAAGTCCGAGCACATAACCGTCGAGGTGCCAGTAGTCGTCGTTGTCacag GCCTAATTCCACGTTTCACTCAGGATCCCCTGTCGTACATGAAACTGCGTCCTGTCCCCAATCGCACTTGCACGGACTGCGAATTTGCGATAACATTCAAGCCTAAAAAGCGCAACG GGCTTCTTCTGTATAACGGTGGACGTCAGCCAAACGGTGTCACTGGGGACTTTATATTACTGGGGCTAAACAATGGCTACGTCGAGTTCAGGTACCAACAGCGACCGGATATGGGTCTCATTAGGAGCACCCAGACCATAGAGCTGGATACTTGGCATACAGCAAAGGTTGTCAAGAGATCTAGATATG TCGCCCTCAGTGTTGATCATCAACGACAGGTCATCAATGCATTCAGCGGAAAAGAAAATGGCTTGAATTGGACACAGGATATTTATGTTGGCAGTGTGCCAAACCTTGAACAAATTTATAAAGGCAGCGGGCACACGGAAGGCTTCGTCG GCTGTGTAAGCGACATTAAGCTTGGACCGACCAGTGTGGACTTTAGACTGGAAGCTGAGATGGTTGGGACAACGCTGTGCGAAGGCTGCGCCGTAAATCCCTGTCTTCACGACGGCGTTTGCCAAGAAGCGTTGACGGGTTACTGGTGCATGTGTGCGCCGGGATTCTCGGGACAACACTGTGAAACGGTGGGAGAAACGTGCTACCCGGGTGTGTGTGGTCAAGGCCGATGCATCAACAGAGCTGGAGGGGGTTTCGACTGTTACTGCCCCTTTGGCCGCACTGGACACCGTTGCGAAAAGA ACATTCCGAGCGCCAGTCTGGATGCCAGCGAATGA